The Deltaproteobacteria bacterium genome includes a window with the following:
- a CDS encoding CapA family protein gives MTRQVLITLILLLALTLPAHSAPAIRIAAVGDIMMGTTFPESILPPEDGATLFRSVAKLLAGHDVVFGNLEGPLTDVERSPKCPKPRRNGRPCFAFRTPPRYAARLAEAGFTAVNVANNHALDFGMEGLDNTLDILDAAGIEAVGGERVAVFTVDGKSVAVTGFSYSLRTRYVHPLLDIEAAREIVAELKGEYDLVVVSFHGGAEGARAMRVTDAEEEFLGENRGNVVRFARAVVDAGADLVLGHGPHVPRAIEVYRGKLIAYSLGNFAVYSMFNIKGPSGLGYALQAELDPETGDVVRFRTPSVTLRHPGIPHPDPSGRAEALLRDLSEEFLAGEPDAAERRETLSRLWK, from the coding sequence ATGACGCGGCAGGTTTTAATCACACTGATCCTGCTGTTGGCGCTCACCCTGCCGGCGCACTCCGCCCCGGCGATCCGCATCGCGGCGGTGGGCGACATCATGATGGGGACCACGTTCCCCGAGTCGATCCTGCCGCCGGAGGACGGCGCGACGCTGTTCCGCTCCGTGGCGAAGCTGCTTGCCGGACACGACGTCGTCTTCGGCAACCTCGAAGGGCCGCTGACGGACGTCGAGCGTTCCCCGAAGTGCCCGAAGCCGCGCCGCAACGGGCGCCCCTGCTTCGCCTTCCGCACCCCCCCGCGATACGCCGCCCGCCTCGCGGAGGCGGGCTTCACCGCGGTGAACGTCGCGAACAACCACGCGCTCGATTTCGGGATGGAGGGGCTGGACAACACGCTGGACATCCTCGACGCGGCGGGGATCGAGGCGGTCGGCGGAGAGCGGGTCGCGGTGTTCACCGTCGATGGCAAGAGCGTGGCGGTGACCGGCTTCTCCTACTCCCTTCGGACGCGGTATGTCCATCCGCTACTCGATATCGAAGCGGCGCGGGAGATCGTGGCGGAGCTCAAAGGCGAATACGACCTGGTCGTCGTGTCGTTCCACGGCGGCGCGGAAGGGGCGCGGGCGATGCGCGTCACGGACGCGGAAGAGGAGTTCCTGGGGGAGAATCGGGGGAACGTCGTCCGGTTCGCACGGGCCGTTGTGGACGCGGGCGCCGACCTTGTGCTGGGGCACGGACCCCACGTTCCGCGCGCCATCGAGGTGTACCGGGGAAAACTGATCGCCTACAGCCTGGGGAACTTCGCCGTCTACAGCATGTTCAACATCAAGGGGCCGAGCGGGCTCGGGTACGCGCTGCAGGCGGAGCTCGACCCGGAGACGGGCGACGTCGTCCGGTTCCGGACGCCGTCGGTCACCTTGCGCCACCCGGGGATCCCGCATCCCGACCCGTCCGGGAGGGCGGAGGCGCTTCTGCGCGATCTGTCGGAGGAGTTCCTCGCCGGCGAGCCCGACGCCGCCGAGCGCCGGGAAACCTTGTCGCGCCTGTGGAAGTGA